Below is a window of Candidatus Krumholzibacteriia bacterium DNA.
CAGAGCACCTCGGGTGAAGACCGTGTGCCGGAGCCAGAATGCGCACGGTCGAACCACCCCCGGCCCACGGGCTGTCGCGGGGCCGGGGGTCTTCGAAAAAGGACTTCAGGGTTTCGTCGCTTCCGTCTCGGTCGCTGTGGGTGCAGACGGGAAGAGTCGCTGGAGCCACGCCTGCCACACCGGCTCCTCGCGCGCGACGACGGCCTGCGCCTGCTCGCCGTACAGGTAGAAGCGAACCGACAGGCAGGTTTGGCCTCCCATGGGCATCGCGAAGAGATGGGCGATGCCAGGCGCCGGCTGCTCGAGCCGCAACAGCAACTCTTCCGGGTCGTCGCTCTCGCCGATCCGCTCGACCACGCCAGACACGCTGGGCGCGCTGGCAGCCGACTTGACCGACTGCCCGACCGCAACACCCACGAGACCCAGCGGCTCCATGAGCGCGGCCCATGCCTTGTCCTTGGGCTCCTGGCTGAAGGGCATGAGCTGGATTTGCGAGCAGGATCGACCTCGGAAGTGGACGAGATAGAGCTTGAGAATGCGGAAGAACGCGGGCCAGCCTTGCTCGACGCCCTCGAACTGACTGTCCCAATCGTCCGTGCTCGCGAACCAGCTGTGGACGACGCGGACCCGACAAACTCCTCCCGATAGCGCCTCGATCGTCCACTCGGTTGTCATCGTCGGCGAGCCGGGACCCATGCCGCCGGGATTCTCGGCGGCGAACCGACGGGGAGGATCCCAGGCGGTGACGGTGGCTTTCGATTCCATGCCCGGTCCGAAATCGAGAACGATGGCACCACCTTCTCGGCCTTCGATCCGGCAGGGGGCGAACCAGGACGTGACTCCGGGTCCGGTCGCGATGGCCTGCCAGACCTCCTCCGGAGTCCCGGGGACTTCGGTCTCGACTCCGATGGAACGCTTTCCGGATGGATGCTTCTTCACGGGCATGATGTGTCCTTTCGGGTCTTGCCGGGCAGTGGATGGGCGACGACCACCAGGCGATGCGCCCTGCCGCCAGGCACGGACTCATCGTGGTAGCGAGCGACGAGCTGGGTGATGGCCCTGGTGAGTTCGCTCGTGAACTCCGCGCGCTCCGCCGGGGAGCGAAAACGGACCTCGGAGTCTATCGAAAGCGTGGCGAGATGCTTGCCTTTCTCCTGCGAGCGTCTAACGAGCTCGCCGACCTCGCGCACCACCCTGGCGGCGAGTGCGATCAGGTAGCGGGCCGAAAGCCTATCCGAAGCGCGGGCGGGGTCGCTCGCGGCTTCCCCGAG
It encodes the following:
- a CDS encoding SRPBCC domain-containing protein, encoding MPVKKHPSGKRSIGVETEVPGTPEEVWQAIATGPGVTSWFAPCRIEGREGGAIVLDFGPGMESKATVTAWDPPRRFAAENPGGMGPGSPTMTTEWTIEALSGGVCRVRVVHSWFASTDDWDSQFEGVEQGWPAFFRILKLYLVHFRGRSCSQIQLMPFSQEPKDKAWAALMEPLGLVGVAVGQSVKSAASAPSVSGVVERIGESDDPEELLLRLEQPAPGIAHLFAMPMGGQTCLSVRFYLYGEQAQAVVAREEPVWQAWLQRLFPSAPTATETEATKP
- a CDS encoding helix-turn-helix domain-containing protein translates to MLDLEVIENPAAAVVALDPVRARLLAELAEPGSAASLAPRVGLARQKVNYHLRALEAQGLIRPVEERRWGGLVERRLLATARSYVVSPAALGEAASDPARASDRLSARYLIALAARVVREVGELVRRSQEKGKHLATLSIDSEVRFRSPAERAEFTSELTRAITQLVARYHDESVPGGRAHRLVVVAHPLPGKTRKDTSCP